A single Brevundimonas sp. M20 DNA region contains:
- the murJ gene encoding murein biosynthesis integral membrane protein MurJ, which produces MSLARNTLVQATLTLGSRVLGFARDLALSARFGQGPMMDVWATCLMLPNLFRRLFAEGAFAQAFVPVYGGVKAREGDEAATVTASEALSFMFAVVAGFCIVLQVLMPWIMPWLLSAWRSDAEVMRVAVIATQLAMPYLACMTIASLLSGVLNTGGRFALSAAVPAFLNVCTLVPLLAPSVLAMSQETTLLAAATAVTVSGLIQAGLLWWGVRRLGVKLKLGMPRLTPNVKKALALAVPGALAGGAMQINSVVSQVLTGSDEGARSVLYNADRLYQLPLGLVGVAIGLALVPRLTRAFVQGDHEGGRKTLDDGVTLAMAFTLPAAVALFVIPFFIIDATVTRGAFTSADAARTADVLRQFAWGVPAFVLAKVLTPPFFAREDTRRPMIFAISAVVFTVVVGSALFFWLSAAGRDGVLGLAIATSLSAWLNVALLGGTLIREKAWHASTAFISRISRVVLASAVMAAVLLAASIGYETLSRLFLAKEIAVLVVCAVGAGLYGVCLLAFRAVSVAELKAVLRREPGASISSGLD; this is translated from the coding sequence ATGAGCCTCGCCCGAAACACCTTGGTGCAAGCGACCCTGACGCTGGGGAGCCGCGTTCTGGGTTTCGCCCGCGATCTGGCCCTCTCGGCCCGGTTCGGTCAGGGGCCGATGATGGATGTGTGGGCGACCTGTCTGATGTTGCCCAACCTGTTCCGGCGTCTGTTCGCGGAGGGGGCCTTCGCCCAGGCCTTCGTGCCGGTCTACGGCGGCGTGAAGGCGCGCGAGGGAGACGAGGCCGCGACCGTCACCGCCTCCGAAGCGCTCAGCTTCATGTTCGCCGTGGTCGCGGGCTTCTGCATCGTTCTGCAGGTGCTGATGCCGTGGATCATGCCCTGGCTGCTGTCGGCCTGGCGGAGTGATGCGGAGGTGATGCGCGTCGCCGTGATCGCGACCCAGCTGGCCATGCCCTATCTGGCCTGCATGACCATCGCCTCCCTGCTGTCCGGCGTGCTGAACACGGGCGGACGGTTCGCCCTGTCGGCGGCGGTGCCCGCCTTCCTGAACGTCTGCACCCTGGTGCCGCTGCTGGCGCCCAGCGTCCTTGCGATGAGTCAGGAGACCACGCTTCTGGCCGCCGCGACGGCGGTGACGGTGTCGGGCCTGATTCAGGCGGGCCTGTTGTGGTGGGGCGTGCGCCGGTTGGGCGTGAAGCTGAAGCTGGGCATGCCGCGCCTGACCCCCAATGTGAAGAAGGCGCTGGCCCTCGCCGTGCCCGGCGCTCTGGCGGGCGGCGCCATGCAGATCAACTCGGTGGTCAGTCAGGTGCTGACCGGGTCGGACGAGGGCGCCCGCTCGGTGCTCTACAACGCCGACCGCCTGTACCAGCTGCCGCTGGGTCTGGTCGGGGTGGCGATCGGTCTGGCGCTGGTGCCGCGCCTGACCCGCGCCTTCGTGCAGGGCGATCATGAGGGGGGCCGCAAGACGCTGGACGACGGCGTGACCCTGGCCATGGCCTTCACCCTGCCCGCGGCGGTGGCCCTGTTCGTGATCCCGTTCTTCATCATCGACGCCACCGTGACCCGGGGCGCCTTCACCAGCGCCGACGCCGCGCGCACCGCTGACGTGCTGCGCCAGTTCGCCTGGGGCGTTCCGGCCTTCGTGCTGGCCAAGGTGTTGACCCCGCCCTTTTTCGCCCGCGAGGACACGCGCCGGCCGATGATCTTCGCCATCTCGGCGGTGGTGTTCACCGTCGTTGTCGGTTCGGCCCTGTTCTTCTGGCTGTCGGCCGCCGGTCGTGACGGGGTTCTGGGCCTCGCCATCGCCACCAGCCTGTCGGCCTGGCTGAACGTCGCCCTGCTGGGCGGGACGCTGATCCGTGAAAAGGCCTGGCACGCCTCGACGGCCTTCATTTCACGTATTTCCCGCGTCGTGCTGGCCAGCGCGGTCATGGCGGCGGTGCTGCTGGCCGCGAGCATCGGCTACGAGACCCTGAGCCGTCTGTTCCTCGCCAAGGAGATCGCCGTGCTGGTGGTCTGCGCGGTCGGGGCGGGTCTCTACGGCGTCTGTCTGCTGGCCTTCCGCGCCGTCAGCGTCGCCGAACTGAAGGCCGTGCTGCGGCGTGAGCCGGGCGCCTCGATTTCCTCCGGTCTGGACTGA